A genome region from Halorussus pelagicus includes the following:
- a CDS encoding cation:proton antiporter subunit C — protein sequence MIDVLTTRYYYLATFLLLGVGTYMMIGNRNIVKKVIGVNIFQTGIFLFFIAAAYLDGANPAVLTTDAPHVSPLPHVLILTAIVVGVSLTAVALGLVVRIYDEYGTLDADVLWEVRNDE from the coding sequence GTGATAGACGTACTTACGACGCGATACTACTACCTCGCCACGTTCCTACTGCTGGGCGTCGGCACGTACATGATGATTGGCAATCGCAACATCGTCAAGAAGGTCATCGGCGTCAACATCTTCCAGACGGGAATCTTCCTGTTCTTCATCGCGGCCGCGTACCTCGACGGCGCGAACCCGGCGGTGTTGACGACCGACGCACCGCACGTCAGCCCGCTCCCGCACGTCCTCATCCTGACCGCCATCGTGGTCGGGGTGAGCCTCACCGCGGTCGCGCTTGGACTCGTCGTGCGCATCTACGACGAGTACGGAACACTCGACGCGGACGTTCTCTGGGAGGTGCGAAACGATGAGTGA
- a CDS encoding cation:proton antiporter: MTEIDSLRPVAAVLISLLATVPILASHRRPNVRESWTMLAAGATFAVVASMVPGVLAGDTYVTDFGTFVPGVEFALRADALGILFALLASMLWVVTSLYSIGYMRGLDEHGQTRYFAAFAGSVASAVGVAFAHNLVVLYVFYELLTVATYPLVAHDETAEARAAGRKYLAYTFGGGVAVLAGILLVFLTTGTTNFTPGGIAELAAADPAMARAAFGLLIAGFGVKAALMPMHSWLPDAMVAPTPVSGLLHAVAVVKSGVFGIARVVLDVFGPDLVGDLGMGLPLAVVAAFTLVVASVIALRQDNLKRRLAFSTVSQLSYIVLGLAVLHPMSLTGGLLHIPAHAFMKLTLFFCAGAIHVETHTDDISEMAGIGRRMPLTMAAFAVAAAGMAGIPLVAGFVSKYFLLIGTVSAGQIVFTGSLLLSGVLNIAYFWPIVYAAFFESKGEEDPKPLIETVLGGRFGGDVRADGGSHADDHASHGHSGDHGHAGGWETRAPTGAESTWFMLFPILFAASGSIVLGVVPDAAVFLRIVRHVVAGATGVTI, translated from the coding sequence ATGACAGAAATCGACTCTCTCCGACCGGTCGCAGCGGTGTTGATTTCGCTCCTCGCAACCGTGCCCATCCTCGCCTCCCACCGGCGTCCGAACGTCCGGGAGTCGTGGACGATGCTGGCGGCCGGAGCCACGTTCGCCGTCGTGGCGAGCATGGTCCCCGGCGTCCTCGCGGGCGACACGTACGTCACGGACTTCGGCACGTTCGTGCCGGGCGTCGAGTTCGCGCTCCGGGCCGACGCGCTGGGCATCCTGTTCGCCCTGCTGGCGAGCATGCTGTGGGTCGTGACTAGCCTCTACAGCATCGGGTACATGCGCGGACTGGACGAACACGGCCAGACGCGGTACTTCGCCGCGTTCGCCGGGAGCGTGGCGTCGGCGGTCGGCGTCGCGTTCGCCCACAATCTGGTCGTGCTGTACGTCTTCTACGAACTGCTGACCGTGGCGACCTACCCGCTGGTCGCCCACGACGAGACCGCGGAGGCGCGGGCCGCGGGCCGGAAGTACCTCGCGTACACCTTCGGCGGCGGCGTCGCGGTACTCGCGGGCATCCTGTTGGTGTTCCTCACGACCGGGACGACCAACTTCACGCCGGGCGGCATTGCGGAGTTGGCGGCGGCCGACCCCGCGATGGCGCGGGCGGCGTTCGGCCTGCTCATCGCCGGGTTCGGCGTGAAGGCGGCCCTGATGCCGATGCACTCGTGGCTTCCCGACGCGATGGTCGCGCCGACGCCCGTCTCGGGACTGCTCCACGCCGTCGCGGTCGTCAAGAGCGGCGTGTTCGGCATCGCGCGGGTCGTCCTCGACGTGTTCGGTCCGGACCTCGTGGGCGACCTCGGGATGGGGCTTCCGCTGGCGGTGGTCGCGGCGTTCACGCTCGTGGTCGCCAGCGTCATCGCGCTCCGGCAGGACAACCTGAAGCGACGGCTCGCCTTCTCGACGGTGAGCCAGCTGTCGTACATCGTGTTGGGGCTGGCGGTGTTGCACCCCATGTCGCTGACCGGCGGGCTACTCCACATCCCCGCTCACGCGTTCATGAAGCTCACGCTGTTCTTCTGCGCGGGCGCGATTCACGTCGAGACCCACACCGACGACATCTCCGAGATGGCGGGCATCGGGAGGCGGATGCCACTCACGATGGCGGCGTTCGCCGTCGCCGCCGCCGGGATGGCCGGGATTCCGCTTGTCGCCGGGTTCGTGAGCAAATACTTCCTGCTCATCGGCACGGTGTCGGCCGGACAGATAGTGTTCACCGGTTCGCTGTTGCTGTCGGGCGTGCTGAACATCGCGTACTTCTGGCCGATTGTCTACGCCGCCTTCTTCGAGTCGAAGGGCGAGGAGGACCCCAAGCCGCTCATCGAGACCGTCCTCGGCGGTCGGTTCGGCGGCGACGTTCGCGCGGACGGCGGTAGTCACGCCGACGACCACGCGAGCCACGGCCACTCGGGCGACCACGGTCACGCTGGCGGCTGGGAGACTCGCGCGCCCACCGGCGCGGAATCGACGTGGTTCATGCTCTTCCCCATCCTCTTTGCGGCCTCGGGGTCCATCGTCCTCGGGGTTGTTCCCGACGCCGCGGTGTTCCTGCGAATCGTGCGTCACGTCGTCGCCGGAGCGACGGGGGTGACCATCTGA
- a CDS encoding monovalent cation/H+ antiporter subunit D family protein: MSDLVPFAVAVPIVGSVLALLAGLARSKTGWPVAVVASAVHVGVAGELARRAFFEGTVRYVVGNFEVPYGIELVVDGLSATILVLVAVVSLGVLGYARVAGPRSNAFYAAYMLLVTGLTGLSITGDLFNMYVFLEITGLAAYVLVASGEGGRSAVAALRYLLVGTVGASLFLLGLGYAYVATGTLNMAHLAELLAEVGHTTTLVRAAFAFIVVGLLIKIAVFPLHTWQPEAYASSPDSVSGFISALVSTVSAYALVRVVYTVFTPEFLAANPLAQDLLAAAAAVSIVAGSVFAVAQTEVKRMLAYSSVAQFGLVLAGISLVNEMAMVGALVHLVGHAIMKGGLFLTAGLVATETGARTVDDYEGLADRVPLGATVFGLLAMAMVGIPPAVGFVGKWYIALGAVETGSWVLTAVIVGSTLLTLAYFARLVERMFFREAPVAPEETGATADEADIAADGADVPAADGGDRPSTPETVSFGMYAVVVAAAVLALALGAAVFEYAQYLQPTVTSLLS; this comes from the coding sequence ATGAGTGACCTCGTTCCGTTCGCGGTCGCCGTCCCGATAGTCGGGTCGGTTCTCGCGCTGCTCGCGGGATTGGCCCGCTCGAAGACCGGGTGGCCGGTCGCCGTCGTCGCGTCGGCGGTCCACGTCGGGGTCGCTGGCGAACTCGCCCGCCGCGCGTTCTTCGAGGGGACCGTCAGATACGTCGTCGGCAACTTTGAGGTCCCCTACGGTATCGAACTCGTGGTGGACGGCCTGTCGGCGACGATACTCGTCCTCGTCGCGGTCGTCTCGCTCGGCGTCCTCGGCTACGCCCGCGTGGCGGGACCGCGCTCGAACGCCTTCTACGCGGCCTACATGCTGTTGGTCACGGGGCTAACCGGACTGAGCATCACGGGCGACCTGTTCAACATGTACGTCTTCCTCGAAATCACGGGACTGGCGGCGTACGTGTTGGTCGCCAGCGGCGAGGGCGGTCGGTCAGCAGTCGCGGCGCTCCGGTATCTGCTCGTCGGCACCGTCGGCGCGTCGCTGTTCCTGTTGGGTCTCGGCTACGCGTACGTCGCCACCGGGACGCTCAACATGGCACACCTCGCCGAACTGCTCGCCGAGGTCGGCCACACGACGACGCTGGTGCGGGCCGCGTTCGCCTTCATCGTCGTCGGCCTGCTCATCAAAATCGCGGTGTTCCCGCTTCATACGTGGCAACCCGAGGCCTACGCGTCCTCGCCGGACTCGGTCAGCGGGTTCATCTCGGCGCTAGTCTCGACGGTCTCGGCCTACGCGCTCGTCCGCGTGGTCTACACCGTCTTCACCCCCGAGTTCCTCGCGGCGAACCCGCTCGCGCAAGACCTGCTCGCGGCGGCGGCCGCGGTGAGCATCGTCGCCGGGAGCGTCTTTGCAGTCGCCCAGACGGAGGTCAAGCGAATGCTGGCCTACTCGTCGGTGGCCCAGTTCGGACTGGTGCTGGCGGGTATCTCGCTCGTCAACGAGATGGCGATGGTGGGCGCGCTCGTCCACCTCGTCGGCCACGCGATTATGAAGGGCGGCCTGTTCCTCACGGCCGGACTGGTCGCCACCGAGACGGGCGCACGAACGGTCGATGACTACGAGGGACTCGCCGACCGGGTCCCCCTTGGTGCGACCGTGTTCGGTCTCTTGGCGATGGCGATGGTCGGGATTCCGCCCGCCGTCGGGTTCGTCGGCAAGTGGTACATCGCGCTCGGCGCGGTCGAGACCGGGTCGTGGGTGCTGACCGCGGTCATCGTGGGAAGCACCCTGCTGACGCTGGCGTACTTCGCCCGGTTGGTCGAACGGATGTTCTTCCGCGAGGCCCCGGTCGCTCCCGAGGAGACCGGGGCGACCGCCGACGAGGCGGACATCGCCGCGGACGGTGCGGACGTGCCCGCCGCCGACGGCGGAGACCGGCCGTCCACCCCGGAGACTGTCTCGTTCGGGATGTACGCCGTCGTCGTCGCGGCCGCGGTGCTGGCGCTGGCGCTCGGCGCGGCCGTCTTCGAGTACGCACAGTACCTCCAACCGACCGTAACAAGTCTCCTCTCCTGA